One Rhipicephalus microplus isolate Deutch F79 chromosome 4, USDA_Rmic, whole genome shotgun sequence genomic window carries:
- the LOC142814333 gene encoding alpha-tocopherol transfer protein-like, which translates to MAGTPASSEDCESDAGSPESPSPNTSRELSHLKKLIDRDDSLNAKMDSDFLMAFLRFCHSKHKRAFEVLKRYYDSKRKETDLFRNLLPSELGHVFSRNLVGLLPEKDKKGRFVLILRAGAWNPNQVSFIDAVRAILLCFEYIMTKKAAQENGLSMLCDFDGWGYSSILAVPSSKIGGIMGVFPGYPIKKKRVDIVKQPYSFNVFFKMFTPFLDAASIAKQCIYNVVQVHLHGTNTKALHKRFPAKILPKEFGGTRGPFDASVCYEWLKAKEAAFAEDFEYGYVDD; encoded by the exons ATGGCTGGCACTCCAGCGTCGTCGGAAGACTGCGAATCGGACGCTGGCTCCCCGGAGAGTCCAAGCCCGAATACGTCGCGCGAATTGTCACATCTGAAGAAGCTCATTGACC GGGACGATTCACTGAACGCAAAGATGGACAGCGACTTCTTGATGGCGTTCCTTCGTTTCTGCCACTCGAAGCACAAGCGCGCATTCGAGGTGCTGAAGCGTTACTACGACTCCAAGAGGAAGGAGACCGACCTGTTCCGCAACCTGTTGCCCTCGGAGTTGGGCCACGTCTTCTCCCGGAACCTGGTCGGCCTGCTGCCAGAGAAGGACAAGAAGGGTCGCTTCGTCCTCATTCTCAGGGCGGGCGCCTGGAACCCCAATCAG GTGTCTTTCATCGACGCGGTGCGTGCCATTCTGCTGTGCTTCGAGTATATCATGACGAAAAAGGCGGCGCAGGAGAACGGCCTCAGCATGCTCTGCGACTTCGACGGCTGGGGATACAGCAGCATCCTAGCAGTCCCCAGTTCGAAGATCGGTGGCATCATGGGAGTCTTT CCCGGCTACCCGATCAAGAAGAAACGCGTTGACATCGTGAAGCAACCTTACAGCTTCAACGTATTCTTCAAGATGTTCACGCCGTTCTTAGACGCAGCGTCAATCGCAAAG CAATGTATTTATAACGTGGTGCAGGTGCACTTACACGGCACAAACACCAAGGCGCTGCACAAGCGGTTCCCGGCCAAGATCCTTCCTAAAGAGTTCGGCGGAACCCGGGGACCCTTCGACGCCTCCGTGTGCTACGAGTGGCTCAAGGCCAAGGAGGCCGCGTTCGCCGAAGACTTCGAGTACGGCTACGTCGACGACTAG